The Lycium barbarum isolate Lr01 chromosome 11, ASM1917538v2, whole genome shotgun sequence genome contains the following window.
TGCTTATTCTTGCTCTACACAACTTCTTGTCTCTCATCGAAGAGAGTTAGTAATATTTTCTAGTAATTTGTTCATTTGTTCACTAGAGAATCCTGCACACCGCTATATCCCACAGAAGAGCAGGACCTTTATGTGTCCCCAAATTAGACAGGCTTTGAACTTGTCTGTATATGTATACCGTTCAATAAAGAAAAGTGGTCCATTTTGTCATCAACAAGATCACTTGGATAGTAAAataattatatttaaaaaaaaaaaacttgataaGAGAAGTGTTGAAGTATATAATTATGAATTTTGTTCATGAACAAACACCTGAATTTCAAAAAGCAGAATTTTCTTATGTTAAGTTCAACATCTGAAAATTCTCTAGTCAAAATGTTGAAAACAATAATTGGGCTCTTTTTCCCTTTTCCTCTCCTATTTGTTAAGAGTTTTAGCCTTAATTTTTGTACATTGACAGTAATGCATAATAATTTTTCGGTATTAGATAACTTAAAAGGTAATTACTCATAATAAATGAAATTTCTAACTTGAAAAATAAAGCAACTAAACTGCGATGGAAGGTAAAATTTCACCGATAATGTAGTATTTTTTGCACTGTCAGTGAATATAAGGGGATGGAAGTAACTAGTTTCACTTAGCTACCTAACAAAGCCTTCTaactttatttttttgatttcccACATACTGAGAAAGACATTTCAACAATTTTGTTTCCAAAGTTTTGAAATGAGCAATTTGCATTTGCAATTCTAGCCTCTTTTTTCTTAAATTCTGATTCTCCACCATAAGCAGCTGCTGATTAACATTCTTTTCTTTTGTGGCCACATTTGTAATTTCTTGAGAAGGCTTTAAATATGAAGGAAAGATACTAGGGTCACTTTTCTTTCTTGTGATTTTTGCAAGCAAATGCTTACTTCCTCTCTTGAATTCCTCATGGGAGAATTCCCACCTTTTTGATGCCACTTTCTTGAATccctatttatttttatttaaaaaacaaTTAAGATTAGTTAATTAACATAAAAAAACGCTTAACTATATATGTAACAAAATTCAACAAACTGACAGCAGAGACGAATTTAGAGTTAGTTCTGTGTGTTCAACTGAAGTTATAACTTAATTCGGCTCGAGCAACGtctacatacacaaaagaatttaAAATTTATCCATACAATAAGATTGTGCTCAATTTGAACCTACTGACTCTACATCTTGAATTTCGTCTTTTTAAAGGAATGTTGTCTAGAGAGTGGATGGCTAGCAGCAGTGGCGGAGCCTCAACCAATTAATTCGGGGGTTTAACTGAATTCCGTTCATCGGTAAAATTGTACTGCataaattgaaaaaaataatttattttcctattatacacacacacacataaacgTTTGAGTCGCGTGGCATAAGGAAAATTTTCATTGTAATAGCAGAGATAGTTCAAAATTTGCTTTAGATCACATTTTCTTTTGAATCTACCTATTAAATTTCGTGATTCCGCTATTGACTAGCAGTCTAGAGAAGATAAATAGAACTGCAATAGTAAAGTTAAAATTTTGTTCAACATTCATATATGCTAGTCTATGTTGCACAGCTCTAATTTATTTTAGAAGTCATATATACCACATTCTAAAAAGTTGTCTAGTTTAAGTCAAAATAAAACTGGTTTTCCAGAATTTTAAAACAACCAGTTTGTGATTAAATTGACTTTAATTTGGACTAGGATGGTTTCCAATGCTTGGATCAGTTTTAGCTTGCCAGCCATTTTGACTACAGAAAAAAAGCTGCAAATAATATAGCAACAAAGAAATACATGCCTGCGTTCAATATTTTCCTATATCCCTTAAAGTTCTTTATACAAACTAATCGTATTTCATATGTAAAACATagaaaaatatatacaaaaatgtacataTAGATATACTGTTAAGAAAATAAACTTTAGACTCAACTCAAGCCAAAATATTAGCTTGTGAAGTGAGATTCTACCGGGACAACTCAATATCTTGAACATTAATTCTAACAAATACATGTTCAAACATAACAATGTGTGCTCTCTCTAATAACTTAATCGAACTTTAACATGGTATCAAAAGGTCCTGAGTTTAAATCTCATCGCTActcaaaaagcaaaaaaaaaaaaaaaaggatttcaaGTATTTGCCCGATGAAAAAGATCATGCCCATACGTAAAGGGGCGGGTGGAGACATAACAAAATTAAAGTGTGTTCTCTCTAACAGCTTAAGCTCTTGAATGAGATAGTCACACAATTCATAATGATATGATAACAAACTCGATCCTGAGTTCAAATCTCACCGCCActaaaaaagccaaaaaaagaTTTCACATGCTATATAGTCAATGAAAAAGAATCACTCTCATACGTAAAAGAAGTGTTGAGACATAACAAATGAAAGCAAACTCTCTCCAAACTTAAAGCTTTTTTATGATATGGTTACATATTTCAACATTAATACACATAAATACATATGTGTATTGGACAAAGAGAGATTAAGAGAGAAACTTACATAGGTATTAAGTTGTCGAATGAAACTCGAGAAATTATTGTGTTTGAAATATCTAGGCAACACGAGTTCAGAAAATTTATCAGGAGACCACACAACAAATCCAGTGCCCTCTTCATTCCATGAAACTACTTTATTATTCTCTTCTTCCAAAAGTTCATAAGTTTTCAATAGAAATGGCGCCGGGCACTTCGTTTTCGACGGTGGCTGCCTGATTTTCGGACTGATCATCTCGTCTTCTGTTGTTCCAATGGCTGCTGTTGCCATGGACTATATAGGATGTTCTTGTACATGGAGATCACTTCTGGTGCAAAAAGTTTCTACTACTTATACTAGTCCCTCCTTAGCACTTTTATTATGTgactgtttggccaaacttatttttcttcaatattttttttttaaaaaaaaaagtgcttatttaaaaaaaaaaagtgaggtgcttggccaagcttttgagagaaaataagtacttttgggacTAGCAGaatcagtttttcagaagctaaaaacaAGTAGCTTTTTTTCggaagcacttttgagaaaatacacttaaaagcactttttaaaagcttggtcaaacattaattgctgctctaaaatactttttaaattaatttgccaaacacaaactgtttcttacaaaaagtacttttttaaaaagcacttttcaaaaaaacaaattcaaaataagctaattttagaagcttggctaAACAACCTATGTATTTGATTGAGTACATATAACAGAGCTACTTTTATTTAAGGGTGTCAATTGACACCTGTTCGCAAAAAATTTATACTGTGTAGGtgatttttttgtgtatatatgcaaAGGCAGATCTAATGTTGCGGAACCAAATTCATCTTAAATTAGTATTTTTGAAATGTAGCATAAATTCGTATATAAGTTTACTAAAATTTAGACAAATTAAATAGTATATTTGAAGCCTACTTTTAAAATACAATTGATCTGTGCTAAGAGTCTTGAAAATGGAACCGATAGAACTTAAATCTTGAATTGGCCTTTGCATATATACTATGTTTAATTTTCTTAGTTTCTTCATAAGTTACTTTTTTATAAGTTGACTTTCCTTAGCGATAATTCTGACCCAACCACCGTTGATCGCGAAGTgacaaaagaaaaattaaaaatgGTTAAacttgtgtggctataaatcattttgaTTTAAGATTAAATGAGAAAATTAAAGTTAAATTTCTTCTAGATATAGAAATATGTAACAGGTTAGCAGGGAAAGTAGAGGCGGATTCAGAAATTAAGTTATAAGGGTTCAATCTTTAAAAAATTTAGCATTGAATCCATTATATTTTAAAGTTATGGATTCATATCCACGTTTGTTCTAGTTTTAATGAATTTTAACactaaaatttatattttgtatcaAAAGTAATAAATTCAAATAAGCTCAATACCATAATTAATATTGAATCCATCTTTAAAAGAAAGCGTGTCATATAAATTATAACAGATAAAATATGTAGCTTCTTAGAAAGTGCTAGTGTTTTTGGAAGGTGGCACGTTTCTTTCTATTTTTCGCTTTTTGTGCTCTTTCTCCATCACGCATTCAACTTTTTCTTTAGGGCTAACATGACACTTCGACTGGATATTTTTTAATCGATCTCTTTTCTATATGAAATGATTTGTCTTGTCTAGGATAAGAGATATATAGAAGTTTCATGAGCACATGCACTTCACTTTAATATGTCAAAGACGTGGAATTTGAACATCTTTGCTCATCAATATATCGTCTCTCTCTTTCTTTCACCATATATACAGTCATAACattgaaaaaaatgtaaactatCAGTAAATTTTAACTTTTTATATAGTAGTAGATTAGTTGCCTTAATTTCGAAGATGTTGATATCACATATTATAAAAGGTGATGCTTAACTATCTTTTAGCTGACTTATAAATTTTTTCACATTATTAATATATAGAAATAACTTAGATTTTCTACTAAATGTATTTTACTTTTTGAAGCAATTGTAAAATTATAATGTTATTTAGGTTGCAAATTCGTTTGAAATTTCTCAATAATTTGTTGTTGGAAAATATCATTGGATCGGATTCATTCACAAGAGATTGCTAATTAGCATGTTATCCCATTATTAATCCTACACCTAAAATCTTATATACTAGCCTATGCAAACACTATTAATTACGAGTATCGAAAAGAACACATTTTTCAAAATACAATAGTAGAATGACTAAGGCTCTGAACTATGAAGATCGATTCAATCTCTACAATATTTAGGGGGGGTTTAGGCTGTGAACAAAGAAAATTCATCTGCGTCGTGAGGATTTCTGACGAACGATAATCCAACTCGTAATTGTTGAAAATTCGGTTCGAAACCTTAAGTCTCCTATAACTAGTATGTTCACCTTATAATTAAATAGTACCATTGCTAATTATGGTAACTCTCTTAGTTCAATATAAGAATTCAGCCTCACTTTAACATATTAAAACAGAATTTCACTTcatcatccaaaaaaaaaaaatcatactcaTGATGACCCACATGTttggaacaagaaaaagaaaaaggctcaTATCACATGCAATAGATTTAAAGAATTATAGAGAAATATGGAAATCTAAGGAAGGGCGGCGAATGCTGACTCACTTCGGAAGTGTCTGGCAAAAGTTATGTCATAAAGAAATTCATCAGCTTATAAAATTAAGATCAATGTGGGGCTAAAACCTAATTATTTTCGTATGATTTCAATCGTTACAACAATAACATACTAAGTGTAATTCCACTCGTACGATCTGAAGAGGGTGGGATAGATGTACACAGCACTCCTACCTTTGTGAGGTAGAGAGACTGTCTCCGATAGGCCCACGACTCGAAAGAAATGAACCAACGCAGGAttctaagaaaataaaacaacaaGATACAAGACAAGAGCAACGACAGATATAGTAATACATATTAGAGAATAAGAAACTACGCGATAACTAAATACTACTAAAAGGAAGGAGAGAAGGGTGAGCCCCTGCCTTTCCCACACAGCGTGCGACAACACTCAACTACATACTAACCATCTACcttaatcctcgacctccatacCTTCCTATTTAAGGTCGTGTCCGCAGTCAGTTGacactgcgtcatgtcctgtctaatcatctccccccccccccccccccactttccCCCTCTGATTCTTCTTCGACCTATCTCTATCTCTCGAAACTCCTGCTACAGCCAATCTCTCGCAC
Protein-coding sequences here:
- the LOC132617552 gene encoding heat stress transcription factor B-2a-like, with the translated sequence MATAAIGTTEDEMISPKIRQPPSKTKCPAPFLLKTYELLEEENNKVVSWNEEGTGFVVWSPDKFSELVLPRYFKHNNFSSFIRQLNTYGFKKVASKRWEFSHEEFKRGSKHLLAKITRKKSDPSIFPSYLKPSQEITNVATKEKNVNQQLLMVENQNLRKKRLELQMQIAHFKTLETKLLKCLSQYVGNQKNKVRRLC